One region of Macadamia integrifolia cultivar HAES 741 chromosome 11, SCU_Mint_v3, whole genome shotgun sequence genomic DNA includes:
- the LOC122094287 gene encoding leucine aminopeptidase-like isoform X1 — translation MESSFSINGSLLHRRSSRLFPSCTRSANPYMPVLYFPVKTPLLHAFVTQLASMCLSSCLAVMSARHGERKAPVSGEAAMACDDALWCAERRMVEEFPMEQPILPYLFAFAVGELGFRDVWSRTRVYAESVPAVLDGAAREFERTEDMTRHGEKLFGPYEWEKFDLLVLPPSYAYGGMVNPRMERLGTQ, via the coding sequence GCATCAATGGCTCTCTTCTCCACAGACGTTCATCAAGGCTTTTCCCTTCGTGTACACGCAGTGCCAATCCATACATGCCCGTTCTATATTTCCCTGTCAAGACACCCCTGCTGCACGCCTTTGTTACTCAGCTCGCCTCAATGTGCCTCAGCAGTTGTCTGGCCGTGATGTCTGCACGGCATGGCGAACGCAAAGCACCAGTCTCTGGTGAGGCTGCAATGGCCTGTGACGATGCGTTGTGGTGTGCTGAAAGAAGGATGGTGGAGGAATTCCCTATGGAGCAGCCTATACTGCCTTACTTGTTTGCGTTTGCAGTGGGAGAGCTTGGCTTTAGAGACGTTTGGTCCAGAACGAGGGTCTATGCCGAGTCGGTGCCTGCAGTTCTGGATGGGGCTGCGAGGGAGTTTGAGAGGACAGAAGACATGACTAGGCATGGGGAGAAGCTGTTCGGGCCTTACGAGTGGGAGAAGTTCGACCTACTTGTGTTGCCTCCGAGCTATGCTTACGGAGGCATGGTAAATCCAAGGATGGAGAGATTGGGAACGCAGTGA
- the LOC122094287 gene encoding leucine aminopeptidase-like isoform X2, translating into MPVLYFPVKTPLLHAFVTQLASMCLSSCLAVMSARHGERKAPVSGEAAMACDDALWCAERRMVEEFPMEQPILPYLFAFAVGELGFRDVWSRTRVYAESVPAVLDGAAREFERTEDMTRHGEKLFGPYEWEKFDLLVLPPSYAYGGMVNPRMERLGTQ; encoded by the coding sequence ATGCCCGTTCTATATTTCCCTGTCAAGACACCCCTGCTGCACGCCTTTGTTACTCAGCTCGCCTCAATGTGCCTCAGCAGTTGTCTGGCCGTGATGTCTGCACGGCATGGCGAACGCAAAGCACCAGTCTCTGGTGAGGCTGCAATGGCCTGTGACGATGCGTTGTGGTGTGCTGAAAGAAGGATGGTGGAGGAATTCCCTATGGAGCAGCCTATACTGCCTTACTTGTTTGCGTTTGCAGTGGGAGAGCTTGGCTTTAGAGACGTTTGGTCCAGAACGAGGGTCTATGCCGAGTCGGTGCCTGCAGTTCTGGATGGGGCTGCGAGGGAGTTTGAGAGGACAGAAGACATGACTAGGCATGGGGAGAAGCTGTTCGGGCCTTACGAGTGGGAGAAGTTCGACCTACTTGTGTTGCCTCCGAGCTATGCTTACGGAGGCATGGTAAATCCAAGGATGGAGAGATTGGGAACGCAGTGA